The genomic stretch AGATATTCAAGTTGATTTTGATGAAGCGAATAACACGATTGAAGTGGATGCTTCAGGAGATATTTTGGATATTGCCCCATATGAATATGTTAGCAAAATGCGTGCTTCAATCGTTGTTTTAGGACCAATTTTAGCGCGTAAAGGTCATGCAAAAGTATCAATGCCTGGTGGCTGCACGATTGGTAGTCGTCCAATTGACCTTCACCTTAAAGGTTTGGAAGCTATGGGGGCAAAAATCACACAAGCTGGTGGTGATATCACAGCGACTGTTGATGGGAAACTTAAAGGGACAACAATTTACATGGATTTCCCATCAGTTGGTGCAACACAAAACTTGATGATGGCAGCAACTTTGGCAGAAGGTGTGACTGTTATTGAAAATGTCGCACGTGAGCCAGAAATCGTTGATTTAGCGATGCTACTTAATAAAATGGGTGCTATCGTTAAAGGTGCTGGTACAGAGACTTTGACCATTACTGGTGTCGATAGTCTTCATGGTGCTGAACATGATGTGGTTCAAGACCGTATTGAAGCTGGAACTTTCATGGTAGCGGCAGCTATGACATCAGGTAATGTTCTTGTTAAGGATGCTATCTGGGAACACAATCGTCCTTTGATTTCAAAATTGATTGAGATGGGTGTGACCGTTATTGATGAACCTGAAGGGATTCGTGTTATTGCTGATACGGCAAAATTAAAACCAGTAACGGTTAAAACACTTCCTCATCCAGGTTTCCCTACAGATATGCAAGCTCAATTTACAGCTTTGATGGCAGTTGTCAATGGCGAATCAACAATGATTGAAACGGTCTTTGAGAATCGTTTCCAACATTTGGAAGAAATGCGCCGTATGGGCTTGCAGTCAGAAATCATGCGCGATACAGCTATGATTCATGGTGGGCTAGAGCTTCAAGGTGCTCCAGTTATGTCAACTGACCTTCGTGCTAGCGCAGCCCTTATTTTGACAGGGATGGTGGCAAAAGGAACAACAACAGTTGGTCGCTTGAATCACCTTGACCGTGGATATTACAAATTCCATGAAAAATTGGCTAAACTCGGTGCAAATAT from Streptococcus ruminicola encodes the following:
- the murA gene encoding UDP-N-acetylglucosamine 1-carboxyvinyltransferase, producing MDKIIIEGGNTRLEGEVIIEGAKNAVLPLLAATILPKEGKTVLTNVPILSDVFTMNNVVRGLDIQVDFDEANNTIEVDASGDILDIAPYEYVSKMRASIVVLGPILARKGHAKVSMPGGCTIGSRPIDLHLKGLEAMGAKITQAGGDITATVDGKLKGTTIYMDFPSVGATQNLMMAATLAEGVTVIENVAREPEIVDLAMLLNKMGAIVKGAGTETLTITGVDSLHGAEHDVVQDRIEAGTFMVAAAMTSGNVLVKDAIWEHNRPLISKLIEMGVTVIDEPEGIRVIADTAKLKPVTVKTLPHPGFPTDMQAQFTALMAVVNGESTMIETVFENRFQHLEEMRRMGLQSEIMRDTAMIHGGLELQGAPVMSTDLRASAALILTGMVAKGTTTVGRLNHLDRGYYKFHEKLAKLGANIKRVSEA